One Salipiger sp. CCB-MM3 genomic window carries:
- a CDS encoding phospholipase D family protein: protein MRFLQGLLVLVLLLVCFVFGMKLAFPLPQSNYAEKQQSLAPDWEGPLGLTVRAALEEHDGQSGVRPLSDGRDALAARVLLARLAKTSIDAQYYIWQDDTTGMILLDELRAAAERGVRVRLLVDDNGIPGLDALLAELDAMPTADVRIFNPFTLREPKLASYLFDFSRLNRRMHNKSMTVDGVATVVGGRNIGDIYFAYGEGTHYFDVDALALGPIVSDVSGAFDRYWNSASSYDADLILDPLPEGETEPAAPLIAAAGKTARGSSIGTGYMKEIAEGQLVKALQEGRPLGLEWGEAELIVDDPAKGLGNVAPEHKIVERLFDLVAGAETSADLVSAYFIPGDRGTELLTDLAEKGVRVRVLTNALESTDVMPVNAAYMKYRPALLESGVTLYELRAMREEHVKRSLPEVLSGSASGLHAKVFGLDGTRAFIGSFNLDPRSAQINTEMGLLIDSPTIAATLSEQLDKPSYAYHVTLDESGDLQWVSDPADGPAETFHSEPNTGLLKRALVRVISWLPVEWML from the coding sequence ATGCGGTTTCTGCAAGGCCTTCTGGTCCTCGTCCTTCTGCTGGTGTGTTTCGTCTTCGGCATGAAGCTGGCCTTCCCCCTGCCGCAAAGCAACTACGCCGAGAAACAGCAAAGTCTCGCGCCCGATTGGGAAGGGCCGCTCGGGCTCACGGTCCGCGCCGCGCTTGAGGAGCATGACGGGCAGAGCGGCGTGCGCCCGCTGTCCGATGGGCGCGACGCGCTTGCCGCGCGGGTGCTGCTGGCGCGGCTCGCCAAGACCAGCATCGACGCGCAATATTACATCTGGCAGGATGACACGACCGGGATGATCCTGCTCGACGAGCTGCGCGCTGCCGCCGAGCGTGGCGTGCGTGTGCGGCTCTTGGTGGATGACAACGGCATCCCCGGCCTCGACGCCCTGCTGGCCGAGCTTGACGCCATGCCGACCGCCGATGTGCGCATCTTCAACCCGTTCACCCTGCGCGAACCGAAGCTGGCCTCTTATCTCTTCGACTTCAGCCGTCTGAACCGGCGGATGCACAACAAATCCATGACCGTGGACGGTGTCGCCACCGTGGTCGGCGGGCGCAACATCGGTGACATCTATTTCGCATACGGCGAGGGCACGCATTATTTCGACGTTGATGCGCTGGCGCTTGGCCCCATCGTGAGCGACGTCTCAGGCGCGTTCGACCGCTACTGGAACAGCGCCTCGTCCTATGATGCCGATCTGATCCTCGACCCGTTGCCAGAGGGCGAAACAGAGCCCGCCGCCCCGTTGATCGCCGCGGCGGGCAAGACGGCGCGCGGCTCGTCGATCGGCACCGGTTACATGAAGGAAATCGCCGAAGGACAGCTGGTCAAGGCGCTGCAAGAAGGTCGCCCGCTTGGTCTGGAATGGGGCGAGGCCGAACTGATCGTCGACGACCCGGCCAAGGGGCTCGGCAATGTGGCGCCCGAGCATAAGATCGTCGAGCGGCTGTTCGATCTGGTGGCGGGCGCGGAAACCTCGGCGGACCTCGTCTCGGCCTATTTCATTCCCGGTGATCGCGGCACCGAGTTGCTGACCGATCTGGCCGAAAAAGGCGTCCGGGTGCGCGTTCTGACCAATGCGCTGGAATCGACCGACGTGATGCCGGTCAACGCCGCATATATGAAGTACCGCCCTGCCCTGCTGGAAAGCGGCGTCACGCTCTATGAACTGCGCGCCATGCGCGAAGAGCATGTGAAACGCTCGCTGCCCGAGGTGCTGTCGGGCTCGGCCTCGGGTCTGCACGCCAAAGTCTTCGGCCTCGACGGCACGCGCGCCTTCATCGGCTCGTTCAACCTCGATCCACGTTCGGCGCAGATCAACACCGAGATGGGCCTGCTGATCGACAGCCCGACCATCGCCGCCACGCTCTCGGAGCAGCTCGACAAGCCAAGCTATGCCTATCACGTCACCCTGGACGAGAGCGGCGATCTGCAATGGGTCTCGGACCCGGCGGACGGCCCTGCCGAGACCTTCCACAGCGAGCCCAACACCGGCCTGCTGAAACGCGCGCTGGTCCGGGTGATCAGCTGGCTGCCGGTGGAATGGATGCTCTGA
- a CDS encoding patatin-like phospholipase family protein: MTNSSDKIILDVALQGGGAHGAFTWGVLDALLEDDRLHIGALSGASAGAMNAIVVASGLATGGSEGGRDALRRFWTAVNAAAREATPAFHMLESFPGLFIASSAWWQLVSAGQVTISARPWQGRRAQMMLRDILAEQVDFEALQRPGAPELFISATDARTGGSRIFRNHEMSPDVAIASACLPMSFPPVNIDGVDYWDGGYSANPPITSLVRFTPHADLLLVTINPAKRSFTARAPEEITERVSEMVFNQALVTELRGLSIIHEALSEQDLSDAPALLKQLRDLRIHEIHDQASMSELDPSSKMYPAWEMLVDLHETGRGAALSWLEENYAQLGKSSTAKLMERYLEGMLPSQ, encoded by the coding sequence ATGACCAATTCCTCTGACAAGATCATCCTCGACGTGGCGCTGCAGGGCGGCGGCGCGCATGGGGCCTTCACCTGGGGCGTGCTCGACGCGCTTTTGGAAGACGACCGGCTGCACATCGGCGCTCTGTCGGGGGCCAGCGCCGGGGCGATGAACGCCATCGTCGTCGCCTCCGGTCTCGCCACCGGCGGCTCGGAAGGCGGGCGCGATGCGCTGCGGCGGTTCTGGACCGCGGTGAACGCCGCCGCGCGCGAGGCCACCCCGGCCTTCCATATGCTCGAGAGCTTTCCCGGCCTCTTCATCGCCTCCTCGGCATGGTGGCAGTTGGTGAGCGCCGGGCAGGTGACCATCTCGGCGCGGCCATGGCAGGGGCGGCGCGCACAGATGATGCTGCGCGACATCCTTGCCGAACAGGTGGATTTCGAGGCGCTGCAACGGCCCGGCGCGCCGGAACTCTTCATCTCGGCCACCGATGCGCGCACCGGCGGGAGCCGCATCTTCCGCAACCATGAGATGAGCCCAGATGTGGCCATTGCCTCGGCCTGTCTGCCGATGAGCTTCCCGCCGGTGAACATCGACGGGGTCGACTATTGGGACGGCGGCTACAGCGCCAACCCTCCGATCACCTCGCTGGTGCGCTTCACGCCGCACGCCGATCTGCTGCTGGTCACGATCAACCCGGCGAAACGCAGCTTCACCGCCCGCGCCCCCGAAGAGATCACCGAGCGGGTCAGCGAGATGGTGTTCAACCAAGCTCTGGTGACCGAATTGCGGGGGCTGTCGATCATCCACGAGGCGCTGTCGGAGCAGGATCTGTCCGACGCCCCGGCCTTGCTGAAACAGCTGCGCGATCTGCGCATCCACGAGATTCACGATCAGGCCTCCATGTCCGAGCTCGATCCCAGTTCCAAGATGTACCCGGCGTGGGAGATGCTGGTTGATCTGCACGAAACCGGGCGCGGTGCGGCGCTGAGCTGGCTTGAGGAGAATTACGCGCAACTGGGCAAGAGCAGCACCGCCAAGCTGATGGAGCGCTATCTCGAAGGGATGCTGCCGAGCCAGTGA
- a CDS encoding pyrroloquinoline quinone-dependent dehydrogenase has product MTHLLRSTALLALLAGPALAQQADTPTPPAAPESAAPETDAPETPPPGATATEGGETPAEVEEPESSEDTASQDDSEPEPNAETAVVEVPAARPSSDAKVPSPGTGWPSFHGQVSGAKYSPLTQITPENVGDMELAWRVETGDVSDGSGDLPATVWSATPIYANDMLYIGTPFYRVLALDPATGEEIWSYDTQSTLEALTQPALKNRGVAYWEAANPTEGEACQKIVYLGTMDARLFAMDADTGALCEDFADGGVLDVNQWNTVNDRWPLSLLQPPTIVGDHVIIGWAGNDWDWAEAPPGSVFSVNAQTGELEWTFDTIPEEIREKTGTANVWTAMSADEERGIVYLPVASPSPNYWGGNRTEDIPYATSTTALDVDTGEVIWSRQWVHHDIWDYDINSAPTLMDITVNGQEIPALMQATKMGFLFVVNRETGEDIWPIEERPVPAGTIESERYAPTQPFPTTPAPLLDQSKMPDVWNIADIASFGECSDLWSKLIYDGMYTAPTTEGEGAGAYPNSAGVVQWGGVGYDPENQIAVVNLSHVVQYIQLYEREEYDEINGEAGVGESGFHPQTGAPYGMSLKTAMNRWGMPCWEPPFGEIMAIDMTTGEPLWRKPFGMSQRYGFYMPEAWGSPTIGGPAITAGGLIFIGATMDGMVRAYDLKSGEELWSDLTEAPSVSNPAIYEHDGAEYVAFVSGGNSILKPSVGDMVSVYRLPR; this is encoded by the coding sequence ATGACCCATCTGCTCCGCAGCACCGCCCTTCTTGCCCTGCTTGCCGGGCCTGCCCTCGCGCAGCAGGCCGACACGCCGACCCCGCCTGCCGCGCCCGAAAGCGCTGCGCCGGAGACCGACGCCCCTGAAACCCCGCCCCCCGGCGCAACCGCCACTGAGGGCGGCGAAACACCCGCCGAAGTCGAAGAGCCGGAAAGCTCTGAAGACACCGCCTCGCAGGACGACAGCGAGCCCGAACCCAACGCCGAAACGGCGGTGGTCGAAGTGCCCGCCGCGCGCCCCTCGTCGGATGCCAAAGTGCCTAGCCCCGGCACCGGCTGGCCCAGCTTCCACGGTCAGGTCTCTGGCGCGAAATATTCGCCGCTGACCCAGATCACCCCCGAGAACGTCGGCGACATGGAACTGGCATGGCGGGTCGAGACCGGCGACGTCTCGGACGGCTCGGGCGATCTGCCTGCCACCGTCTGGTCGGCCACGCCGATCTACGCCAACGACATGCTCTACATCGGCACGCCCTTTTATCGCGTGCTGGCGCTCGACCCGGCGACCGGCGAAGAGATCTGGTCCTACGACACCCAATCCACGCTCGAGGCGCTCACCCAGCCCGCCCTGAAAAACCGCGGCGTGGCCTATTGGGAAGCCGCGAACCCCACCGAGGGCGAGGCGTGCCAAAAGATCGTCTATCTCGGCACGATGGACGCGCGGCTCTTTGCCATGGACGCCGACACCGGCGCGCTCTGCGAGGATTTCGCCGATGGCGGCGTGCTCGACGTCAACCAGTGGAACACGGTCAACGACCGCTGGCCGCTGTCGCTGCTGCAGCCGCCGACCATCGTCGGCGATCACGTGATCATCGGCTGGGCCGGCAACGACTGGGACTGGGCCGAAGCGCCTCCGGGCTCGGTCTTCTCGGTGAACGCGCAGACCGGCGAGCTTGAGTGGACCTTCGACACCATCCCCGAGGAGATCCGCGAAAAGACCGGCACCGCCAACGTCTGGACCGCGATGAGCGCCGACGAGGAACGCGGCATCGTCTATCTGCCCGTGGCCTCGCCCTCGCCCAACTACTGGGGCGGCAACCGCACCGAGGACATCCCCTATGCCACCTCGACCACCGCGCTCGACGTGGACACCGGCGAGGTGATCTGGTCGCGGCAATGGGTGCATCACGACATCTGGGACTATGACATCAACTCCGCCCCCACCCTGATGGACATCACGGTGAACGGGCAAGAAATCCCGGCGCTGATGCAGGCCACCAAGATGGGCTTTCTCTTCGTGGTGAACCGCGAGACCGGCGAGGACATCTGGCCGATCGAAGAACGCCCTGTCCCCGCGGGGACAATCGAGAGCGAGCGTTACGCGCCGACCCAGCCCTTCCCCACGACGCCCGCGCCGCTGCTCGACCAGTCGAAGATGCCCGACGTGTGGAACATCGCCGACATCGCCTCTTTCGGGGAATGCTCGGACCTGTGGAGCAAGCTGATCTACGACGGCATGTATACCGCGCCCACCACCGAGGGCGAAGGCGCAGGCGCCTATCCGAACTCGGCGGGCGTCGTGCAATGGGGCGGCGTCGGCTATGACCCCGAAAATCAGATCGCCGTGGTGAACCTGTCGCATGTGGTGCAGTACATTCAGCTCTACGAGCGCGAGGAATACGACGAGATCAACGGCGAGGCCGGGGTCGGCGAAAGCGGCTTCCACCCGCAGACCGGCGCGCCCTACGGCATGTCGCTGAAGACCGCGATGAACCGCTGGGGCATGCCCTGCTGGGAGCCTCCGTTCGGCGAGATCATGGCGATCGACATGACCACCGGCGAGCCGCTCTGGCGCAAACCCTTCGGCATGTCGCAGCGCTACGGCTTCTACATGCCCGAAGCATGGGGCTCGCCCACCATCGGCGGCCCGGCGATCACCGCGGGCGGGCTGATCTTCATCGGCGCCACGATGGACGGCATGGTCCGCGCCTATGACCTCAAAAGCGGCGAAGAGCTGTGGAGCGACCTGACAGAGGCGCCCTCGGTGTCGAACCCGGCGATCTACGAGCATGACGGCGCCGAATATGTGGCCTTTGTCTCGGGCGGCAACTCGATCCTGAAGCCCTCGGTCGGCGACATGGTCTCGGTCTACCGCCTGCCGCGCTGA
- a CDS encoding GFA family protein — MPQPFAISCHCGRFRAEVHAEPDDILECNCSTCARTGFLRWLLPLEAVTLKTESIRLSTYLWRDAHGGYHFCPDCGVAVLRTGWGDRIAVNARCIEGIDVFTLRSRRYDGRCDMPPGPTR; from the coding sequence ATGCCCCAGCCCTTCGCGATCTCCTGCCATTGCGGCCGCTTCCGCGCCGAGGTGCATGCCGAGCCCGATGATATCCTCGAGTGCAATTGCTCGACCTGCGCCCGCACCGGCTTCCTGCGCTGGCTTCTGCCTCTCGAGGCCGTGACACTGAAAACCGAAAGCATACGGCTGAGCACCTACCTCTGGCGCGATGCCCATGGCGGCTACCACTTCTGCCCCGATTGCGGCGTCGCCGTGCTGCGCACCGGCTGGGGAGACCGGATCGCGGTCAACGCCCGCTGCATCGAGGGGATCGATGTGTTCACGCTGAGATCGCGGCGCTACGACGGGCGCTGCGACATGCCGCCCGGCCCCACCCGCTGA
- a CDS encoding EboA domain-containing protein, protein MTDPKDLLYGWIRERAGDERPWLDAQLAQLAAPDATERDLHMYLGFAPRRLGKADLALTPDDLAQADAARSGWDPSGWSIDGAARILGLLTYSGTRPFAETFKDLRRTSDAAEMIALYRGLPLYPAPESLHFEVGEGLRSNLKPVFEAIAHNNPYPRDHFDEHRWNHMVLKALFIGAELGPITGLAARANPELARILVQYARERWAAGRPVMPELWPLVAPFAETPEIRAELDRARAEGRTFEDLVS, encoded by the coding sequence ATGACCGATCCGAAAGACCTTTTGTATGGATGGATACGTGAGCGCGCCGGGGACGAAAGGCCTTGGCTCGACGCGCAATTGGCGCAGCTCGCCGCGCCGGACGCGACCGAGCGCGACCTGCATATGTACCTCGGCTTTGCGCCGCGCAGGCTCGGCAAGGCCGATCTCGCGCTGACGCCGGACGATCTGGCGCAGGCCGATGCCGCGCGCTCTGGCTGGGACCCCTCGGGCTGGAGCATCGACGGTGCCGCGCGCATTCTGGGGCTGCTGACCTACAGCGGCACCCGTCCCTTCGCCGAGACCTTCAAGGACCTGCGCCGCACGTCGGACGCTGCCGAGATGATCGCGCTCTATCGCGGCCTGCCGCTCTACCCCGCGCCCGAGAGCCTGCATTTCGAGGTTGGCGAGGGGCTGCGCTCGAACCTCAAGCCGGTGTTCGAGGCGATCGCCCACAACAACCCCTACCCGCGAGATCATTTCGACGAGCACCGCTGGAACCACATGGTCCTGAAGGCGCTGTTCATCGGGGCCGAGCTTGGCCCGATCACCGGGCTTGCGGCCCGCGCCAACCCCGAACTGGCGCGCATCCTCGTGCAATATGCGCGCGAACGCTGGGCCGCCGGACGGCCCGTCATGCCCGAGCTCTGGCCGCTCGTGGCGCCCTTTGCCGAAACCCCTGAAATCCGTGCCGAGCTCGACCGGGCCCGCGCCGAAGGCCGTACATTTGAGGATCTTGTATCATGA
- a CDS encoding TatD family hydrolase gives MLIDPHAHMISRTTDDYQAMAAAGVVALIEPAFWVGQPRTFVGTYVDYLSTIVGWERFRAGQFGIRHYCTIGLNSKEANNEELAEGVMEWLPRFALKEGVVAIGEIGYDEQTELEDKYFRLQLSLAKELDLPVMVHTPHRDKKQGTTRSMDVCEEMGLDPSMVIIDHNNEETVGEVLQRGYWAGFSIYPSTKMGNARMVELLKQYGSERIIVDSACDWGISDCLGVAKTAQLALQSGVPESTVRAVCYGNALAAYGQSGQMKESDWLEPPAIDQRTLYEGNSILRGGREPVIEEPGAQRRAGLTIE, from the coding sequence ATGCTGATTGACCCCCACGCCCATATGATCTCGCGCACCACCGACGACTATCAGGCGATGGCCGCCGCCGGTGTCGTGGCGCTCATCGAGCCCGCCTTCTGGGTTGGCCAGCCGCGCACTTTCGTGGGCACCTACGTAGATTACCTCTCGACCATCGTCGGCTGGGAGCGGTTCCGCGCCGGGCAGTTCGGCATCCGCCACTATTGCACCATCGGGCTCAACTCGAAGGAGGCCAACAACGAGGAACTGGCCGAGGGCGTGATGGAATGGCTGCCGCGCTTCGCCCTCAAGGAAGGCGTCGTGGCGATCGGCGAGATCGGCTATGACGAGCAGACCGAGCTCGAGGACAAATACTTCCGCCTGCAACTGTCGCTGGCCAAGGAACTGGACCTGCCGGTGATGGTGCACACGCCGCACCGCGACAAGAAGCAGGGCACCACCCGCTCCATGGATGTCTGCGAAGAGATGGGGCTCGACCCGTCGATGGTGATCATCGACCACAACAACGAGGAAACCGTCGGCGAGGTGCTGCAGCGCGGCTATTGGGCGGGCTTCTCGATCTACCCCTCGACCAAGATGGGCAACGCGCGGATGGTCGAACTGCTCAAGCAATACGGGTCCGAACGCATCATCGTCGACAGCGCCTGCGACTGGGGCATTTCCGACTGCCTCGGCGTCGCCAAAACCGCGCAGCTTGCGCTGCAGAGCGGCGTTCCCGAAAGCACCGTGCGCGCGGTCTGCTATGGCAATGCGCTGGCGGCCTATGGCCAAAGCGGGCAGATGAAGGAAAGCGACTGGCTCGAACCTCCGGCGATCGACCAGCGCACGCTTTACGAAGGCAATTCGATCCTGCGCGGCGGTCGCGAGCCGGTGATCGAAGAGCCGGGCGCGCAGCGCCGTGCCGGACTGACCATCGAGTAA